One region of Neisseria mucosa genomic DNA includes:
- a CDS encoding tetraacyldisaccharide 4'-kinase, whose translation MPKLHQIIERHWQRPNPFLSLLLKPLSKLFAKIAAKRRDDFVSGRLKSEKLPVPVVVVGNIHVGGTGKTPIVAALVSGLQEKGVKVGIISRGYGRKSKAVHVLNAASRAGDAGDEPLLLFRKTGAPTAVGSSRAEAGRALLAAHPDIGLIVADDGLQHYALRRDVEIAVFPAADTGRTDLDLLPNGSLREPLSRLDSVDAVVVSGSKADASFVPSENMFHSRIETGQIYRLNQPSEILDTGRLKNQTVAAVAGIAKPERFFDSLRNMGIILNQTVALPDHADIAAVDLPNADAVIITEKDAVKFSNDLNLNHVWVLPVCAIIEPDLAEFVLEQLGLAEEVV comes from the coding sequence ATGCCCAAACTCCATCAAATCATCGAACGCCATTGGCAACGCCCCAATCCGTTTTTATCTCTCCTGCTCAAACCCTTATCCAAGCTGTTTGCCAAAATTGCGGCAAAACGGCGCGATGATTTCGTTTCAGGTCGTCTGAAAAGCGAAAAGCTGCCCGTACCTGTGGTCGTGGTCGGCAATATCCACGTGGGCGGGACGGGGAAAACGCCGATTGTCGCCGCGCTGGTGTCGGGTTTGCAGGAAAAAGGCGTAAAGGTCGGCATCATCAGCCGAGGCTACGGGCGCAAGAGTAAGGCGGTTCATGTATTGAATGCCGCGAGCCGTGCGGGAGATGCAGGCGACGAGCCTTTGCTGCTGTTCCGTAAAACCGGCGCGCCGACGGCGGTGGGCAGCAGCCGTGCGGAGGCAGGCAGAGCGTTGCTGGCGGCGCACCCCGACATCGGGCTGATTGTGGCGGACGACGGTTTGCAGCATTACGCCCTGCGGCGGGATGTGGAAATCGCCGTGTTTCCGGCGGCGGATACGGGGCGCACGGATTTGGATTTGCTGCCCAACGGCAGTTTGCGCGAACCTTTGTCGCGGCTGGATTCGGTGGATGCGGTCGTCGTCAGCGGCAGCAAGGCGGATGCGTCGTTTGTGCCGTCTGAAAACATGTTTCACAGCCGTATCGAAACGGGACAGATTTACCGTTTGAACCAGCCGTCTGAAATACTGGATACAGGTCGTCTGAAAAACCAAACCGTCGCCGCCGTGGCAGGTATTGCCAAGCCGGAGCGCTTTTTCGATTCGTTGCGGAACATGGGCATCATATTGAACCAAACCGTCGCGCTGCCCGACCATGCCGACATTGCAGCGGTAGATTTGCCCAATGCGGATGCTGTCATTATTACGGAAAAGGATGCGGTCAAGTTTTCAAACGACCTCAATCTAAACCATGTATGGGTGTTGCCCGTTTGTGCGATAATCGAACCTGATTTAGCGGAATTTGTGTTGGAGCAGTTAGGTCTTGCTGAAGAGGTCGTCTGA
- a CDS encoding DUF2059 domain-containing protein: protein MKLKTLLLPLTAFALCANAFAATPSDASLERLFEVQKMDALLDQSFQSMEGIVLSDPNVQKFLKDAPEDKRPQLEAVLKKYATRSIAEINTPQVRAQLRKATLDGMKTVYTQEEVNALIGFYSTAVGQSIMDKTPRYLEATVKPMMDILAGKYTQSNQSANLRREIRQIMCEGKNPAQACAKQPNKPARKK from the coding sequence ATGAAATTGAAAACCCTGTTGCTGCCCCTTACTGCCTTTGCATTGTGTGCCAACGCATTTGCCGCTACACCCAGCGACGCGTCGCTGGAGCGTCTGTTTGAAGTGCAGAAGATGGATGCCCTGTTGGACCAGTCTTTCCAAAGCATGGAGGGCATTGTGCTTTCCGATCCGAATGTACAGAAATTTTTGAAAGATGCGCCGGAAGACAAACGTCCGCAGTTGGAGGCGGTATTGAAAAAGTATGCAACCCGGTCGATTGCCGAAATCAACACGCCGCAAGTGCGCGCCCAATTGCGTAAAGCGACTTTAGACGGCATGAAGACGGTTTATACGCAAGAAGAAGTCAACGCATTGATTGGCTTTTACAGCACGGCGGTAGGTCAATCGATAATGGACAAAACGCCGCGCTATCTTGAGGCAACGGTGAAACCTATGATGGACATCCTTGCCGGCAAATACACCCAATCCAACCAAAGCGCAAACTTGAGGCGCGAAATCCGCCAAATCATGTGCGAAGGCAAAAATCCTGCCCAAGCCTGCGCCAAACAGCCGAACAAACCGGCACGGAAAAAATAA
- a CDS encoding Trm112 family protein, translating to MEKKFLDILVCPVTKGRLEYHQDKQELWSRQAKLAYPIKDGIPYMLENEARPLSEEELKA from the coding sequence ATGGAAAAAAAATTCTTAGACATCCTCGTCTGCCCCGTTACCAAAGGCAGGCTGGAATATCATCAGGACAAACAAGAGTTGTGGAGCCGTCAGGCGAAGCTGGCTTATCCGATTAAAGACGGCATTCCCTACATGCTGGAAAACGAAGCACGCCCGTTGAGCGAAGAGGAACTCAAAGCATGA
- a CDS encoding 3-deoxy-manno-octulosonate cytidylyltransferase, which produces MTEFVVLIPARLDSSRLPGKALADIHGKPMVVRVAEQAAKSKAARVVVATDHPDIQTACQAHGVEVVMTSNRHESGTTRLAEAAAALKLPQHLVVVNVQGDEPLIAPELIDRTAEVLVENNVQMATAAHELHDFDEFMNPNVVKVVLDKNRNAIYFSRAPIPYPRDAMRAEKRELPAETAVLRHIGIYAYRAGFLQRYAEMSVSPLETIESLEQLRVLWHGYPIAVETAKQAPAAGVDTQEDLDRVRAVFEAV; this is translated from the coding sequence ATGACCGAATTCGTCGTATTGATTCCGGCGCGGCTGGATTCATCGCGCCTGCCCGGAAAAGCCTTGGCGGATATTCACGGCAAACCGATGGTCGTGCGCGTTGCCGAACAGGCGGCAAAAAGTAAAGCCGCGCGTGTCGTCGTTGCCACCGACCATCCCGATATTCAGACGGCCTGTCAGGCACACGGCGTCGAAGTCGTCATGACGTCAAACCGACACGAAAGCGGCACGACGCGCCTTGCCGAAGCCGCCGCCGCACTAAAACTGCCGCAACATCTGGTCGTCGTCAACGTACAGGGCGACGAGCCGCTGATTGCCCCCGAACTCATCGACCGCACCGCCGAAGTCTTGGTGGAAAACAACGTACAAATGGCGACCGCGGCACACGAATTGCACGATTTCGACGAATTTATGAATCCCAACGTCGTCAAAGTCGTCCTCGACAAAAACCGCAATGCCATCTACTTCAGCCGCGCTCCGATTCCCTATCCGCGCGATGCCATGCGCGCCGAAAAACGCGAATTGCCCGCCGAAACCGCCGTCCTGCGCCATATCGGCATCTACGCCTACCGCGCCGGTTTTCTGCAACGCTACGCCGAAATGAGCGTCTCGCCGCTGGAAACCATCGAATCGCTGGAGCAACTGCGCGTCCTGTGGCACGGCTACCCGATTGCCGTCGAAACCGCCAAACAAGCCCCCGCAGCCGGTGTGGATACGCAGGAAGATTTGGACAGGGTCCGAGCCGTCTTTGAGGCCGTCTGA
- a CDS encoding 3-deoxy-manno-octulosonate cytidylyltransferase has translation MTDLRHLSREEQKLLADVALLVQNDDQEFNYEMLKAAAPDEASGEFWFRMAETLSTLPPNRSLDLRLNGGRLTVAVSILSVLLQDSPEIPQLWAQKVIALNYLAHGHQTRALGLAQQADKAAEANEEEYLAKTLSQNLLSTLKDALERFPEDTWFAEMRDDAWKHFGAEQAV, from the coding sequence ATGACCGATTTACGCCATTTGAGCCGCGAAGAGCAAAAACTGCTTGCCGATGTTGCCCTGCTGGTTCAAAACGACGACCAAGAGTTTAACTATGAGATGTTGAAAGCCGCCGCGCCGGATGAAGCCAGCGGCGAGTTTTGGTTCCGTATGGCGGAAACGCTCAGTACGCTGCCGCCGAACCGTTCGCTGGATTTGCGTTTGAACGGGGGCAGGCTGACAGTTGCCGTGTCGATTTTGTCGGTTTTGCTGCAAGACAGCCCTGAGATTCCGCAGCTTTGGGCGCAAAAGGTGATTGCACTCAACTACTTGGCACACGGGCATCAGACCCGCGCGCTCGGTTTGGCGCAGCAGGCGGACAAGGCGGCGGAAGCCAACGAGGAAGAGTATCTGGCGAAGACTTTATCGCAAAACCTGCTTTCCACTTTGAAAGACGCATTGGAGCGTTTTCCCGAAGACACATGGTTTGCCGAAATGCGCGATGACGCATGGAAACATTTCGGCGCGGAACAGGCCGTCTGA
- a CDS encoding adenylate kinase: MKVLLLGAPGAGKGTQAQFITAAFGIPQISTGDMLRAAIKAGTPLGLEAKKIIDEGGLVRDDIIIGMVKERIAQDDCKNGFLFDGFPRTLAQAEAMVEAGVDLDAVVEIDVPDSVIVDRMSGRRVHLASGRTYHVTYNPPKVEGKDDVTGEDLIQRDDDKEETVKKRLAVYHEQTEVLVDFYSKLEGEHAPKYIKVDGTQPVEAVKAEILGALGK; this comes from the coding sequence ATGAAAGTATTATTGTTAGGCGCGCCGGGCGCGGGCAAAGGCACTCAGGCACAATTCATCACCGCTGCGTTCGGCATTCCGCAAATTTCTACCGGCGATATGCTCCGCGCTGCGATTAAAGCAGGCACGCCGCTGGGTTTGGAAGCGAAAAAAATCATTGACGAAGGCGGCTTGGTGCGCGACGACATCATCATCGGCATGGTCAAAGAGCGCATCGCGCAAGACGACTGCAAAAACGGTTTCCTGTTCGACGGCTTCCCGCGCACGCTGGCACAAGCCGAAGCGATGGTTGAAGCGGGTGTGGATTTGGACGCGGTCGTTGAAATCGACGTACCCGACAGCGTGATTGTCGACCGCATGAGCGGCCGCCGCGTCCACTTGGCTTCCGGCCGTACCTACCACGTTACCTACAATCCGCCCAAAGTCGAAGGTAAAGACGACGTAACCGGCGAAGATTTGATTCAGCGCGACGACGACAAAGAAGAAACCGTCAAAAAACGCCTTGCCGTGTACCACGAGCAAACCGAAGTGCTGGTCGATTTTTACAGCAAGCTGGAAGGCGAACACGCGCCGAAATACATCAAGGTTGACGGCACTCAGCCGGTAGAAGCCGTGAAAGCCGAAATATTGGGCGCATTGGGCAAATAA
- a CDS encoding orotidine-5'-phosphate decarboxylase, whose translation MNPLITDFQTPQQRTPVIVALDFANEKDTLGFVRNLDPTLCQIKIGKELFTATGRSLAESLIHQGFKLFLDLKYHDIPHTVAQACKVAADMGVWMVDMHASGGRRMMEAAAEAVAGYGTKPLLIGVTVLTSMEQSDLAEIGLNIAPEEQVIRLAKLAQSSGLDGVVCSAQEAAPLRRELGQDFVLVTPGIRLDVAGNNDDQRRIMTPAEALAAGSTYLVMGRPVTKAADPVAVLREVNRVANLEAN comes from the coding sequence ATGAATCCTTTAATCACCGACTTCCAAACTCCGCAACAACGCACCCCCGTCATCGTTGCCCTTGATTTTGCCAACGAAAAAGACACGCTCGGATTCGTCCGCAACCTTGATCCGACGTTGTGCCAAATCAAAATCGGCAAAGAACTGTTTACCGCCACGGGGCGCAGTTTGGCGGAAAGCCTGATTCATCAGGGCTTCAAACTCTTTCTTGATTTGAAATACCACGACATTCCCCACACCGTCGCGCAAGCCTGCAAAGTCGCCGCCGACATGGGCGTGTGGATGGTCGATATGCACGCATCGGGCGGCCGCCGCATGATGGAAGCCGCCGCCGAAGCCGTTGCCGGATACGGCACGAAGCCGCTCTTAATCGGCGTAACCGTGTTGACCAGCATGGAACAAAGCGATTTGGCGGAAATCGGTTTGAACATCGCCCCTGAAGAACAAGTCATCCGCTTGGCAAAACTGGCGCAAAGTTCGGGCTTGGACGGCGTGGTCTGCTCCGCCCAAGAAGCCGCGCCACTGCGCCGCGAATTGGGGCAGGATTTTGTCTTGGTAACGCCCGGCATCCGTTTGGACGTTGCCGGCAACAACGACGACCAACGCCGCATCATGACGCCCGCCGAAGCATTGGCAGCGGGTTCGACTTATCTGGTGATGGGCCGTCCGGTAACCAAAGCTGCTGATCCGGTAGCCGTATTGCGCGAAGTGAACCGCGTAGCGAACCTTGAAGCAAACTGA
- the rfaE1 gene encoding D-glycero-beta-D-manno-heptose-7-phosphate kinase, with the protein MPTKFQQETLKSRFAQAKVLVVGDVMLDRYWFGDVSRISPEAPVPVAKIGRIDQRAGGAANVARNIASLGGKAGLLSVTGDDEAADALDALMAQDGVASYLMRDKQIATTVKLRVVARNQQLIRLDFEEHPNREVLEQIKQKYREILPEYDAIIFSDYGKGGLSHISDMIDWAKHAGKTVLIDPKGDDYEKYAGATLITPNRAELKEVVGSWKNESELTEKAQNLRRHLDLTAVLLTRSEEGMTLFSEGEPIYQPTRAQEVYDVSGAGDTVIAGVGLGLAAGYTMPEAMHLANTAAGVVVAKLGTAVCSFAELNKALEEQ; encoded by the coding sequence ATGCCCACCAAGTTCCAACAAGAAACCCTCAAATCCCGTTTCGCACAAGCCAAAGTCCTTGTTGTCGGCGACGTGATGCTCGACCGCTATTGGTTTGGCGACGTGTCCCGTATTTCGCCCGAAGCGCCCGTGCCGGTGGCGAAAATCGGACGAATCGACCAACGGGCGGGCGGAGCGGCGAACGTCGCGCGCAACATCGCTTCGTTGGGCGGTAAAGCAGGGCTGTTGTCGGTAACCGGCGACGACGAAGCCGCCGACGCGCTCGATGCGCTGATGGCGCAAGACGGAGTTGCCTCCTATCTGATGCGCGACAAACAAATCGCCACTACCGTCAAACTGCGTGTCGTCGCCCGCAACCAGCAGCTTATCCGCCTTGATTTTGAAGAGCATCCCAACCGCGAAGTGTTGGAGCAAATCAAGCAGAAATACCGTGAAATATTGCCCGAATACGACGCAATCATTTTTTCAGACTATGGCAAAGGCGGCCTGTCGCACATCTCCGATATGATAGATTGGGCGAAACATGCTGGCAAAACCGTATTAATCGACCCCAAAGGCGACGATTATGAAAAATACGCCGGCGCCACGTTGATTACGCCCAACCGCGCCGAATTGAAAGAAGTGGTCGGCAGTTGGAAAAACGAAAGCGAGCTGACCGAAAAAGCGCAAAACCTGCGCCGCCACCTCGATCTGACCGCCGTTTTACTGACCCGAAGCGAAGAGGGCATGACCCTGTTCAGCGAAGGCGAACCCATTTACCAGCCCACCCGCGCCCAAGAAGTTTACGACGTATCCGGCGCAGGCGACACCGTCATTGCCGGAGTGGGCTTGGGGCTGGCGGCAGGCTACACCATGCCCGAAGCCATGCACCTCGCCAATACCGCCGCCGGTGTCGTCGTCGCCAAACTCGGCACGGCGGTTTGCTCGTTTGCAGAGTTGAACAAAGCATTGGAAGAGCAGTAA
- the rfaD gene encoding ADP-glyceromanno-heptose 6-epimerase: MTIIVTGAAGFIGSNIVKALNQRGITDIVAVDNLTRGEKFKNLAECEIAHYLDKHEFIRQVRGHLLPYENIEAVFHQGACSDTMNHDGLYMMDNNYQYTLDLLDWCQDERIPFLYASSAAVYGKGEIFREERELEKPLNVYGYSKFLFDQVLRRRMKEGLTAQVVGFRYFNVYGQHEQHKGRMASVAFHHFNQYREHGYVNLFGANDGYGNGEQTRDFVSVEDVAKVNLYFFDHPNLSGIYNLGTGRSQQFNELAAATVNACRAAEGKPELSLKELIEEELIRYIPFPDALKGKYQSFTQADITKLREAGYKEEFLDVKAGVGRYVKWMLENLA, translated from the coding sequence ATGACCATCATCGTAACAGGCGCGGCCGGCTTTATCGGCAGCAACATCGTCAAAGCCCTCAACCAACGCGGCATTACCGACATCGTCGCCGTCGACAACCTGACCCGTGGCGAAAAATTCAAAAACCTTGCCGAGTGCGAAATCGCCCACTACCTCGACAAACACGAATTCATCCGTCAAGTGCGCGGCCATCTTCTGCCTTACGAAAACATCGAAGCCGTCTTCCACCAAGGCGCATGTTCCGACACCATGAACCACGACGGCCTCTACATGATGGACAACAACTACCAGTACACGCTCGACCTTTTGGACTGGTGTCAGGACGAACGCATCCCCTTCCTCTACGCCTCCAGCGCCGCCGTGTACGGCAAAGGCGAAATCTTCCGCGAAGAGCGCGAACTTGAAAAACCGCTCAATGTGTACGGCTACTCCAAATTCCTGTTCGACCAAGTATTGCGCCGCCGCATGAAAGAAGGCCTGACCGCCCAAGTCGTCGGCTTCCGCTACTTCAACGTTTACGGACAACACGAACAACACAAAGGCCGCATGGCATCCGTCGCCTTCCACCATTTCAACCAATACCGCGAACACGGTTACGTCAACCTGTTCGGTGCCAACGACGGCTACGGCAACGGCGAACAAACCCGCGACTTCGTCAGCGTCGAAGACGTCGCCAAAGTCAACCTCTACTTCTTCGACCACCCCAATCTCTCCGGCATCTACAACCTCGGCACCGGCCGCAGCCAACAATTCAACGAACTCGCCGCCGCTACCGTCAACGCCTGCCGCGCCGCCGAAGGCAAACCTGAACTGAGCTTAAAAGAGCTGATAGAAGAAGAACTTATCCGCTATATCCCCTTCCCCGACGCGCTCAAAGGCAAATACCAAAGCTTCACCCAGGCCGACATTACCAAACTGCGCGAAGCCGGATACAAGGAAGAATTTTTGGATGTCAAAGCAGGTGTCGGGCGCTACGTCAAATGGATGCTGGAAAATTTGGCTTAA
- a CDS encoding type I restriction-modification system subunit M: MMTEIQQRAQLHRQIWKIADEVRGAVDGWDFKQYVLGTLFYRFISENFTDYMQAGDSSIDYAAMSDSIITPEIKDDAVKVKGYFIYPSQLFCNIAAEAHQNEELNTKLKEIFTAIESSASGYPSEQDIKGLFDDFDTTSSRLGSTVADKNKRLAAVLKGVAELDFGSFEDHHIDLFGDAYEYLISNYAANAGKSGGEFFTPQSVSKLIARLAVHGQEKVNKIYDPACGSGSLLLQAKKQFDEHIIEEGFFGQEINHTTYNLARMNMFLHNINYNQFHIELGDTLTNPKLKDGKPFDAIVSNPPYSINWIGSDDPTLINDDRFAPAGVLAPKSKADFAFILHALNYLSGRGRAAIVSFPGIFYRGGAEQKIRQYLVEGNYVETVIALAPNLFYGTSIAVNILVLSKHKDNTDIQFIDASSFFKKETNNNVLTEEHIAEIVKLFADKADVPHIAQNAAQQTVKDNGYNLAVSSYVEAEDTREIIDIKQLNAEISETVAKIERLRHEIDEVIAEIEA; this comes from the coding sequence ATTATGACCGAAATACAACAACGTGCCCAACTGCACCGCCAAATCTGGAAAATCGCCGATGAAGTACGCGGCGCGGTGGATGGCTGGGACTTTAAACAATACGTTCTCGGCACGCTTTTCTACCGCTTTATCAGCGAAAACTTCACCGACTATATGCAAGCCGGCGACAGCAGTATTGATTATGCCGCTATGTCAGACAGCATCATCACGCCTGAAATCAAAGACGATGCCGTCAAAGTCAAAGGCTATTTCATCTACCCCAGCCAGCTTTTTTGCAATATTGCCGCCGAAGCCCATCAAAACGAAGAGCTCAACACTAAGCTGAAAGAAATTTTTACCGCGATTGAAAGCTCCGCCTCCGGCTATCCGTCCGAACAAGACATCAAAGGCCTGTTTGACGACTTCGATACCACCAGCAGCCGGCTCGGCAGCACCGTTGCCGACAAAAACAAACGCCTAGCTGCCGTCCTCAAAGGCGTGGCGGAACTTGATTTCGGCAGTTTTGAAGACCACCACATCGACCTTTTTGGCGATGCCTACGAATACCTGATTTCCAACTACGCTGCCAACGCAGGCAAATCCGGCGGCGAATTTTTCACCCCGCAAAGCGTCTCCAAGCTGATTGCGCGGCTGGCGGTGCACGGGCAGGAGAAAGTCAACAAAATCTACGACCCCGCCTGCGGCTCGGGCAGCCTGCTCTTGCAGGCGAAAAAACAGTTTGACGAGCACATCATCGAAGAAGGCTTCTTCGGGCAGGAAATCAACCACACCACCTACAACCTCGCCCGCATGAACATGTTTCTGCACAACATCAATTACAACCAATTCCACATCGAATTGGGCGACACCCTGACCAACCCCAAGCTCAAAGACGGCAAACCCTTTGATGCCATCGTCTCCAATCCGCCTTATTCCATCAACTGGATAGGCAGCGACGACCCCACCTTAATCAACGACGACCGCTTTGCCCCCGCAGGCGTACTCGCCCCGAAATCCAAAGCCGATTTCGCCTTCATCCTGCACGCACTGAACTACCTTTCCGGCAGAGGCCGCGCCGCCATCGTCTCATTCCCTGGCATTTTCTATCGCGGCGGCGCAGAACAGAAAATCCGCCAATATCTGGTGGAGGGCAACTACGTGGAAACCGTGATTGCCCTTGCGCCCAATCTCTTTTACGGCACCAGCATCGCCGTCAATATCCTGGTTTTGTCCAAACACAAAGACAATACCGACATCCAATTTATCGACGCAAGCAGCTTCTTTAAAAAAGAAACCAACAACAACGTCTTAACTGAAGAACACATTGCCGAAATCGTCAAACTCTTCGCCGATAAGGCTGATGTGCCGCATATTGCCCAAAACGCAGCCCAGCAAACCGTCAAAGACAACGGCTACAACCTCGCCGTCAGCAGCTATGTCGAAGCCGAAGACACCCGTGAAATTATCGACATCAAACAGCTCAATGCCGAAATCAGCGAAACCGTCGCCAAAATCGAACGGCTGCGGCACGAAATTGACGAAGTGATTGCAGAGATTGAAGCATGA
- a CDS encoding cell filamentation protein Fic, whose protein sequence is MNIILYTANDGTAQFALQEFGGQLWLTQADMAELYQTTKQNISKHIKTILAEQELEEEATVNFQLTVQNENGRKVNRKIAHYSLPMIIAVGYRVRSARGTQFRQWATERLDEYLTKGFAIDDERLKGTGSGDYWKELLNRIRDIRSSEKALYRQVLDLYATSQDYNPKSSESQTFFAAVQNKLHYAASRQTAAELIYSRADSSKDFMGLTTFQGAIPTLNEAKIAKNYLTEDELFRLNRLVSAFFDLAEIKAQEQSPMYMRDWIAELDKFSGLYGQGTLQGAGSISRKQAQQKAEREYRAYEARILSPVEQAYLESVKALEKTAVQQLKQKKDRKK, encoded by the coding sequence ATGAACATCATCCTATACACCGCCAACGACGGCACTGCCCAATTTGCCTTGCAGGAATTTGGCGGACAGCTTTGGCTGACGCAGGCGGACATGGCAGAACTGTACCAAACCACCAAACAAAATATCAGCAAACACATTAAAACCATTCTTGCAGAGCAAGAATTGGAAGAGGAGGCAACTGTCAACTTCCAGTTGACAGTTCAAAATGAAAACGGGCGCAAGGTAAACCGCAAAATCGCCCACTATTCCCTGCCCATGATTATTGCCGTCGGCTACCGCGTCCGTTCCGCGCGCGGCACCCAATTCCGCCAATGGGCAACCGAACGGCTGGACGAATATCTGACCAAAGGCTTTGCCATAGACGACGAACGCCTGAAAGGCACGGGCAGCGGCGACTATTGGAAAGAACTGCTCAACCGTATCCGCGACATCCGCAGCAGCGAAAAAGCCCTATACCGGCAAGTGCTTGATTTATACGCCACCAGCCAAGACTACAACCCCAAAAGCAGCGAAAGCCAAACCTTTTTTGCCGCCGTTCAAAACAAACTGCACTATGCCGCCAGCCGGCAAACCGCAGCCGAACTGATATACAGCCGTGCCGACAGCAGCAAAGACTTTATGGGGCTGACCACCTTTCAAGGCGCAATCCCCACCCTGAATGAAGCCAAAATCGCCAAAAACTACCTGACCGAAGACGAACTGTTCCGCCTGAACCGTCTGGTTTCCGCCTTCTTCGACCTGGCGGAAATCAAAGCGCAGGAGCAAAGCCCCATGTATATGCGCGACTGGATAGCCGAATTGGACAAATTTTCCGGGCTTTACGGCCAAGGCACATTACAGGGCGCAGGCAGCATCAGCCGCAAACAGGCACAGCAGAAAGCCGAACGCGAATACCGCGCCTATGAAGCGCGCATCCTGTCGCCGGTGGAGCAAGCCTATCTGGAAAGCGTTAAAGCATTGGAAAAAACAGCCGTGCAACAGCTTAAACAGAAAAAAGACCGCAAAAAATAA
- a CDS encoding restriction endonuclease subunit S, with product MDIQNKAKKLIEMIQTAPVEWKLLGEIVPISRGKRLVRNQLKDNGQYPVYQNSLQPLGFYDDQNCRAYMTFVIAAGAAGEIGFSDIEFWAADDCYYFDCPQEILHDKFLYYFLLSERHQLTSQIRKASVPRLGRVSIEKIKIPVPPLETQQKIVKILDKFTELEATLEATLEAELALRKRQYQYYRDFLLDFDNQIGGGDS from the coding sequence ATGGATATTCAAAACAAAGCGAAAAAATTGATTGAGATGATTCAGACGGCACCGGTGGAGTGGAAGCTGCTGGGGGAGATTGTACCCATTTCAAGAGGTAAAAGATTGGTTCGCAACCAGCTAAAAGATAATGGTCAGTATCCTGTGTATCAAAATAGTTTGCAACCGTTAGGGTTTTACGACGACCAGAATTGCAGAGCATATATGACTTTTGTGATTGCAGCGGGAGCAGCAGGCGAAATCGGTTTTAGCGATATTGAATTCTGGGCAGCCGATGATTGTTATTACTTTGACTGCCCCCAAGAAATATTGCATGACAAATTCTTATATTATTTTCTTCTTTCAGAAAGACACCAATTAACAAGCCAAATTAGAAAAGCAAGCGTTCCAAGGCTTGGGCGGGTATCAATCGAAAAAATCAAAATCCCCGTCCCACCCCTGGAAACCCAACAAAAAATTGTAAAAATACTTGACAAATTCACCGAGCTGGAAGCTACGCTGGAAGCTACGCTGGAAGCAGAATTAGCCCTGCGCAAACGCCAATACCAGTATTACCGCGACTTTCTTTTAGATTTTGACAATCAAATCGGGGGGGGGGATAGCTGA
- a CDS encoding type I restriction endonuclease subunit S, with product MLTIKSGGGIADGYQCRLKDVVWKTLGEVGKFTYGYIAKAQDAGTARFIRISDINANGKLIPNGEKYIDVLPECKKYLLKKNDLLMARTGATYGKTMIFSEDYPAVYAGFLIKLDFDKNILIPKYYWHFAQGELFWRQANKLVSGGGQPQLNANALKMIKIPIPPLPEQEKIVAILDKFDTLTNSISEGLPHEIALRRKQYEYYREQLLAFPKAA from the coding sequence ATTTTGACAATCAAATCGGGGGGGGGGATAGCTGATGGCTATCAATGCCGTCTGAAAGATGTGGTTTGGAAGACGTTGGGGGAAGTGGGTAAATTTACATATGGATATATCGCAAAAGCCCAAGATGCAGGAACAGCTAGGTTTATACGAATTTCCGATATTAATGCTAACGGGAAATTGATACCAAATGGAGAAAAATATATAGATGTTTTGCCAGAATGTAAAAAATATCTCTTAAAGAAAAATGATTTACTCATGGCTAGAACAGGAGCAACATATGGAAAAACAATGATTTTTAGTGAAGATTATCCTGCGGTATATGCAGGTTTTTTGATCAAGTTAGATTTTGACAAAAATATTTTAATTCCTAAATATTATTGGCACTTTGCACAGGGAGAATTGTTTTGGCGACAAGCTAATAAATTAGTTTCAGGCGGAGGACAACCTCAACTTAATGCGAATGCATTAAAGATGATTAAAATCCCCATCCCCCCACTCCCCGAACAGGAAAAAATCGTCGCCATCCTAGACAAATTCGATACCCTGACCAACTCCATCAGCGAAGGCCTGCCGCACGAAATCGCCCTGCGCCGCAAACAATACGAATATTACCGCGAACAGCTGCTTGCCTTCCCCAAGGCTGCCTGA